In Aegilops tauschii subsp. strangulata cultivar AL8/78 chromosome 3, Aet v6.0, whole genome shotgun sequence, one genomic interval encodes:
- the LOC109775305 gene encoding uncharacterized protein isoform X4, with product MRGWRRGCVDGKLECLYHGWQFDGQGKCVKIPQVNGAMMWWYNISAAVLQAAFHVEDRVQGRRQALARLMGIGWSMHAGDGGSPRLSSSPARTRHLTTSSIASHEDRARAAVQVSYTRPLWSPLEGLELGGSLADDGGLDGGYFCSRMIA from the exons AT GCGAGGATGGAGGAGAGGCTGCGTCGATGGCAAGCTTGAGTGCCTCTACCATGGCTGGCAGTTCGACGGCCAGGGCAAGTGCGTCAAGATCCCACAG GTTAATGGAGCAATGATGTGGTGGTATAACATATCTGCGGCGGTTCTTCAAGCAGCTTTCCATGTGGAGGATCGCGTCCAGG GTCGTCGTCAAGCCCTCGCGCGGCTCATGGGCATAGGCTGGTCCATGCACGCTGGTGATGGCGGCTCACCAAGGTTGTCGTCGTCGCCTGCACGCACGAGGCACCTGACGACCTCCTCCATCGCCAGCCACGAGGACCGGGCACGAGCTGCAGTACAGGTCTCGTACACGAG GCCCTTGTGGTCGCCGCTGGAGGGGCTGGAGCTTGGCGGCAGCCTGGCGGATGACGGGGGCCTGGACGGGGGCTATTTCTGTAGCAGGATGATAGCTTAA
- the LOC109775305 gene encoding uncharacterized protein isoform X1, whose translation MRGWRRGCVDGKLECLYHGWQFDGQGKCVKIPQVNGAMMWWYNISAAVLQAAFHVEDRVQGRGVSDIVHILLSLFVKLVCTLCRRQALARLMGIGWSMHAGDGGSPRLSSSPARTRHLTTSSIASHEDRARAAVQVSYTRRPLWSPLEGLELGGSLADDGGLDGGYFCSRMIA comes from the exons AT GCGAGGATGGAGGAGAGGCTGCGTCGATGGCAAGCTTGAGTGCCTCTACCATGGCTGGCAGTTCGACGGCCAGGGCAAGTGCGTCAAGATCCCACAG GTTAATGGAGCAATGATGTGGTGGTATAACATATCTGCGGCGGTTCTTCAAGCAGCTTTCCATGTGGAGGATCGCGTCCAGGGTAGAGGAGTCTCTGATATTGTCCACATTTTGCTGTCTCTATTCGTCAAGCTTGTGTGCACATTAT GTCGTCGTCAAGCCCTCGCGCGGCTCATGGGCATAGGCTGGTCCATGCACGCTGGTGATGGCGGCTCACCAAGGTTGTCGTCGTCGCCTGCACGCACGAGGCACCTGACGACCTCCTCCATCGCCAGCCACGAGGACCGGGCACGAGCTGCAGTACAGGTCTCGTACACGAG GAGGCCCTTGTGGTCGCCGCTGGAGGGGCTGGAGCTTGGCGGCAGCCTGGCGGATGACGGGGGCCTGGACGGGGGCTATTTCTGTAGCAGGATGATAGCTTAA
- the LOC109775305 gene encoding uncharacterized protein isoform X2, which translates to MRGWRRGCVDGKLECLYHGWQFDGQGKCVKIPQVNGAMMWWYNISAAVLQAAFHVEDRVQGRGVSDIVHILLSLFVKLVCTLCRRQALARLMGIGWSMHAGDGGSPRLSSSPARTRHLTTSSIASHEDRARAAVQVSYTRPLWSPLEGLELGGSLADDGGLDGGYFCSRMIA; encoded by the exons AT GCGAGGATGGAGGAGAGGCTGCGTCGATGGCAAGCTTGAGTGCCTCTACCATGGCTGGCAGTTCGACGGCCAGGGCAAGTGCGTCAAGATCCCACAG GTTAATGGAGCAATGATGTGGTGGTATAACATATCTGCGGCGGTTCTTCAAGCAGCTTTCCATGTGGAGGATCGCGTCCAGGGTAGAGGAGTCTCTGATATTGTCCACATTTTGCTGTCTCTATTCGTCAAGCTTGTGTGCACATTAT GTCGTCGTCAAGCCCTCGCGCGGCTCATGGGCATAGGCTGGTCCATGCACGCTGGTGATGGCGGCTCACCAAGGTTGTCGTCGTCGCCTGCACGCACGAGGCACCTGACGACCTCCTCCATCGCCAGCCACGAGGACCGGGCACGAGCTGCAGTACAGGTCTCGTACACGAG GCCCTTGTGGTCGCCGCTGGAGGGGCTGGAGCTTGGCGGCAGCCTGGCGGATGACGGGGGCCTGGACGGGGGCTATTTCTGTAGCAGGATGATAGCTTAA
- the LOC109775305 gene encoding uncharacterized protein isoform X3, with product MRGWRRGCVDGKLECLYHGWQFDGQGKCVKIPQVNGAMMWWYNISAAVLQAAFHVEDRVQGRRQALARLMGIGWSMHAGDGGSPRLSSSPARTRHLTTSSIASHEDRARAAVQVSYTRRPLWSPLEGLELGGSLADDGGLDGGYFCSRMIA from the exons AT GCGAGGATGGAGGAGAGGCTGCGTCGATGGCAAGCTTGAGTGCCTCTACCATGGCTGGCAGTTCGACGGCCAGGGCAAGTGCGTCAAGATCCCACAG GTTAATGGAGCAATGATGTGGTGGTATAACATATCTGCGGCGGTTCTTCAAGCAGCTTTCCATGTGGAGGATCGCGTCCAGG GTCGTCGTCAAGCCCTCGCGCGGCTCATGGGCATAGGCTGGTCCATGCACGCTGGTGATGGCGGCTCACCAAGGTTGTCGTCGTCGCCTGCACGCACGAGGCACCTGACGACCTCCTCCATCGCCAGCCACGAGGACCGGGCACGAGCTGCAGTACAGGTCTCGTACACGAG GAGGCCCTTGTGGTCGCCGCTGGAGGGGCTGGAGCTTGGCGGCAGCCTGGCGGATGACGGGGGCCTGGACGGGGGCTATTTCTGTAGCAGGATGATAGCTTAA